DNA sequence from the Marinilongibacter aquaticus genome:
TCAAATCCAAGCTCTCGATCACCAAATCCAAACCCTCAGACATTTGATTTTGTGCCTGATCCGTTTCGTGCATGGTATGGTGGGCATGATTCATTTGAGCCTTCGAATTTGCCGAAAGCTTTACTTCCTCAGCCAATACCTTTTGCATCAATTTCGCATTGTTGGCCGTCAGCACACAAGCAAAGGCATCGGGCAACCAACGGTCCGAAACTTCATTCGACTCTTTCAAACGAGCCAAAACAGCGTTTTCCGCCGTTTTATCCAATGGCGATTCCGACAACACCAAGAGAGCATTGAGCACCACCAATGGTTCTTTATCGTGCAGCAAATCGTTATCCAAAATCCTTTTTACAGAAGCGGCCGTAAAGTCCGATGCCTTCATGGCGTTTTTACGCACATCGGCGTTCGGATGTTTCACGGCAATATTCATGATGTCGCCCGAAAGAGCACCCAAACCTTTGAGTGTCCAAAGAGCGTGAATCGCCGGAGCGTTTATGCCAATTTCATCGGTATTGTTTTGTCTTAAAATCGCCACCAATTGCGGCACTACGTCGGTTTTGCCGCGTTCTACGAGCAAACGTTGTGCATTCATTCTCCAAAACATGTTGTCGCTCTTCAAAGCCAACAACAGTCCTTGGGCATTGTCCTTCGACAAAGCCATGGGCTTGTATTCAGGAGCCTGCTTGTAACTTACGCGGTAAATTCGGCCGTGTGTAAAATCTCTCAAATTGGTCTCGTAGGCATTTCCCTGCCCATTGTCAAAACCCTTTGGAGTGGGGTTATGCTGAATGATAAAGCTGTACCAATCGGCCACCCAAACGGCCCCGTCGGGACCAACCTGTGAAAACACAGGCGAGAACCACTCATCGGCACCTGCCATGAGGTTAAAGCTTTCTTTGTCGCTGAAATCCGTACCGTTTTTCACCATTCTGTTTTGGTGCAGAATGTGGCCTGTGGGTTCAGACACAAAAGCCACCTGATTCCAATATGACTTTGGAAAAGACCGAGCGGTATAGAAATTATGCCCAGAAGCCGCCGTAAAACCACCAAATACATCCACTTGCCTTACTTTCTCTGTAATGGGTTTCATATCACGGTGCGTATCCGTGCTTCGGCTTCCGTTGTCTACGCGGTGCTTTGAATTGTAAAAAGCATGCGGAATGGCCATATACCATCCGTGGGAGTTGTTGGCGGTAGAACCAAACACATCGTTGGTTTCATTGAAAGCCATTCCCCAGGTGTTGTTCGAAGTGCTGGTCATCCATTCCAATTTGCTGCCATCCGGCTTGAAACGGAAAAAAGCTTGACCGAAATTGAGCGAATCAGACTCGGGTGTTTTTCCTTTAAAACCACTGTAGCCCACACAGCCCCAAATCCAGTTGTCAAACCCATAATGCAAATTCGATGGGCCTGCATGCGTATCAAAAGTACCGAAGCCTTCGATCAAGGTTTTACGCATATCGGCTTTGCCATCGCCATCGGTATCTTTCAAAAAGACAATTTCTGGAGCCTGCGTAACGATAATTCCGCCATTGGCGAAAACCATACCCGTAGGAATACTTAAGCCTTCGGCAAATCGCGTAAACTTATCGGCTTTACCGTCGCCATCGGTATCCTCGCAGCGAAGAATATAATCGCTTCCGCCATTCGGTTTTCTTTCATTCGGATAGTCCTTGGTAATCAAGGCATACAGACGCCCTTTTTCATCCCAAGCCAAAGCAATGGGGTGCATCACATCGGGCTCATGGGCAAAAAGTTCGAGGTTGAAATCTACCGGTACCTGAATGTGTTTCACCGACTCTTCGGGCGATAGCGGCAATTGCTGCATTTGCTTTCCCGGGCGTTGCTCATAATTTGGCAAATGGGCCCCTTTGTATTGAAAAGGTTGCGGATTTCTTGCCTCAAAAGCCGCTCGAGCCTTGTCGTCAACAGCCC
Encoded proteins:
- a CDS encoding PVC-type heme-binding CxxCH protein; this encodes MKRIFLIALTFLAFHAEAQKGRRIEILFLGDSVSHHKPIERVPIIMAALGPKGVNFTYTDRLDDLNAENLNKYDGVMIYANYDEITPSAEKALLEYVASGKALLPIHCASYCFRNSPEYVKMVGGQFWRHTMDSIRTKTVMPNHPIMKGLSPFTAYDETYLHTALQPDNTVLAVRDIKADQAKDKPGVKEEPYTWVRNYGKGKVFYTAYGHDERTWGKQGFQDLIYNAILWAVDDKARAAFEARNPQPFQYKGAHLPNYEQRPGKQMQQLPLSPEESVKHIQVPVDFNLELFAHEPDVMHPIALAWDEKGRLYALITKDYPNERKPNGGSDYILRCEDTDGDGKADKFTRFAEGLSIPTGMVFANGGIIVTQAPEIVFLKDTDGDGKADMRKTLIEGFGTFDTHAGPSNLHYGFDNWIWGCVGYSGFKGKTPESDSLNFGQAFFRFKPDGSKLEWMTSTSNNTWGMAFNETNDVFGSTANNSHGWYMAIPHAFYNSKHRVDNGSRSTDTHRDMKPITEKVRQVDVFGGFTAASGHNFYTARSFPKSYWNQVAFVSEPTGHILHQNRMVKNGTDFSDKESFNLMAGADEWFSPVFSQVGPDGAVWVADWYSFIIQHNPTPKGFDNGQGNAYETNLRDFTHGRIYRVSYKQAPEYKPMALSKDNAQGLLLALKSDNMFWRMNAQRLLVERGKTDVVPQLVAILRQNNTDEIGINAPAIHALWTLKGLGALSGDIMNIAVKHPNADVRKNAMKASDFTAASVKRILDNDLLHDKEPLVVLNALLVLSESPLDKTAENAVLARLKESNEVSDRWLPDAFACVLTANNAKLMQKVLAEEVKLSANSKAQMNHAHHTMHETDQAQNQMSEGLDLVIESLDLSTRNPEVQERVGLTVKVKNQGKEDLPAGIVLPLDIRFAGEGLLIDQVSHVFKDGLKSGETASIAKGTNGPWTGDLRFYTDKPGEYDLTVTVDKANTLKESDKSNNTKAVKLTFSTPQSMQSYALQKALRSYSSLDDPQAVIAVIKTAQEMNETGKAMVYKALADGWNYKLKNVSLSAADKDFVTGLPPNEDLRNLQRAWGLIDDSAEDPNRKVIKIMTVREAMKFDLKEFTVKAGQTVELVISNPDAMQHNLVIGQQGSMEKVGAAADKMITDEKAAEKNYVPEIPEVLFSTPLINPDQTYRLVFKAPSKTGDYPFVCTFPGHWRLMNGTMKVIK